tcaaatatatttaagtaGCTAGTCTCAATGGCTATTTCAACGCAATAAAGTTTGTTTcttctttattctttcttttactTGTAAGCTTGTACGACAAAAATGTGTTGCATGCCGTAAGGCAATAACATCAAATCATCCATCTGTGTCCACTTAAACCAACGTTACATTGACTTAACCTACATTAGTTTTATACTAGAGCAGTActattatatttgaaaatttctatGCATaaacttttaacttatttgtAATTAAGACGTAATGAATAGgaatattatttttggaaattagATGAAGACATGACGTTAAAACAAAATGTAGTGGTAATAAATTGAGTCCCTAACAATATTGACAAGGGGATATGGGCGGAAGTCCGCTCACCGGCCAACAAAGGGTTGTGTACTATTTGGTATGGCTTGGGGGACAGGGCCTGctcatattttcatataataataaggGGAAAGAAAGATTGAgatgaaatcaaaataataatgaacaATCCCAATTGCTGAAATTTTACAGTTGCACTCTGCACTGAAATTCTGAGCAGTACTAActttcacttttttaaaaacagTGAAAAAAGCTAAACAAATTGCCTTGTTTGTGCACGCGACTTGTCAATACGAGTACTCAACCCATTCAACTCAcaatctctttctctttttctgtcTTCAGTTAAGATATGATAGAGATCTCAGTCAATCTCATTGACCATAATAttatttactttgtttatttttatttattatattataacttaatatatatatcaagaaaataattattattttatcaattaaccTTATTTATTGATATTCAAGAGTATTatgtcttaaaaaataaataattattgttcagataaatatgaagattttttttatctttttctcaaTAGGTTAAACGTGAcgaataaaaattataatggtGGACGAGTAAGATTCTGTTtagattgacttaaaaaaaaaatagcttataagtcaaaaataaaaaagtagaaGGAGTTATACGTTTGTTTTTTAACATATTCTaagtcatttaaaatttattttaaattatatttttaacttttgtcAAACCAAttcctaacttattttttagtcatttttatatttgtcgAATAATTCCAGAAATAAAAAGATAACTTAAAATAGGTTTTGACCAACTTTAAATTCAATCAAAACACCCTCTAAAAGTGCTTAGGAGAGAACACTAACTAACAAGAAAATGACTCAGGtgtttatattaagttaataaatgCATGATATGCGTTAAAAATATTCACaaatataacttaattatgGTTCAATAATAGAGTAGATATTTTCTCTTTATCAAACTAATTAACTATGATAAGTTGCATTGATGTGATGTATATATTTAGTTGAAGCAAATTTTAACCTTTTAAATTGgataaattttttaactttgagtTTAGACAgtgataatattataatattattgaatatgGCTTTAGGCTGAATGGTAATTTTGTCTTCTTTTTACTTGTTTGCCCCAAGTGTAACTGATCCTTATACTGTTACTACCAATATTTCGACATAAAATTCCACTAGTTTTGATTATTTATgctaaaaataaatgtggaactaaattaagtataaaataattaacatcGTGATAACCAAAGTAGCCCTAACTTTCCCTTTcatttatttctatttaatttttttgcatgGATAAAAACTACATAGAGATTCCATTTCATGactaataatacataaatggaAATCTAGCAAGTATTATGAtaataaaaggaagaaatgtTGGAGATGCAGCATGTGCGAAGAACAAGTTGAGTATTTGACTCGACAAAAATAATTTGTCCTTATTCATTTCACATTTGCTTAGTACTCAATATATTTCTACTAGTCATGTGATTTATATGCAGCTTACAGTCTTTGTGTGTATGTATTTTGACAAGGCATGTGCCTAACTTGAGAAATAGTTTATACAAGACATgttataataatttcttttttagcgTTAAAACATTATATCCTGGTACTATTTTATGGCATGTTTTGGCCACCCACTTTTTCTAGTCAACTAATCATTTTCACTATGtataattaatctttttttttttttagctgaAACAATCCCAGACGCCATTTCCAACAAAAGTTAGTTAACTTCCACCGCAATTGTTGGGCGAAAGTAGATAAAATATGCGTGCGCAAGGGTCAAGGCTCTTTAATTAATAACGTAATTTGatcattatgatttttttgtaaTGAGGCACCCACCCCTTGTTCCGAAATTACAAGTTGTTTGAGCGATTTCTTTAGAAAAAGAGTTGTCTAACGACATTAATACTAACTCATAATGATTGATgactttaaatttaattttagattAATGGTCCCAATTCAGGTTTCTACGTTTGAAAATTCGGACCCAACTTCAGTGGAGCTAATTCCATTTGTCACCGCACATGGGACAAAAGGGACCTTTCTTATGCTCATTGCTCTTGTTCAAAACAAAGTGTAATCTCCCACCCCCACGCAGCTTAGTTTTTTAAATGCCAGCATTCTCAActattttgttgattatttattattttttattataagtatttgctaattttattcattaagatTTTATGCTTCTtttgttcatatttattttgttcactattcaaaaaataaattttcacttTTAGTTTTAGTTGCATGTTcaacatatcaagaaaaaattttagttttttcattttatttttagaattaattactaattttttcGAATCAACATAATATTAAACATCAATTAAGAGTATATATTATTAGTGAAAATACgcatatcaaatattatttctcaCAGAGCATGGTAAAAAGTAAACGGAGAGGGTAAATGATTTGAACTTTAAGTGAAAGTTCAACtccctttattttattcataCTCTTGCGTGGAAAGGAAGTGTCtttttttagattaatttaattaataccAAAAACCAACTGTTCCAtggaaattaaattttaaaccGTTTAAGCGCCACTTCATatagaagtttatttaaaagatgGTCCTGCCTAACTATCTTTTAGTATAATTAATTTGGTGTTTGGATAGGAAATTAGCTAGGCATCGATAGAAAAGGAAAAGTAGGTGACACTTTATATACCAAATAGTGCACCATCATGTTTAACTAACATTTTTGCAATACATATTTTGAATTGCTTAATCCTCAAAGTTCCCGTTTTTAAGCAAATATGATTTCGTTTCCTTAGTGCTATGCATCTTTTTAATGAGACTAATTTGGAGCATCTCCCTTTAATATTCTTCTAATAAAAATTGTAATCCACATTTAAAGCTATGTAATTCGTGTGTTTTTTCTCATCTAAGAAAAACTAAACTTAGAAGTAAGAGTAACAAATCCACAATTGGTTTAACGAGAAATAATATGGATTATCCTAGTTAAATACAAAAGCAATCATTAACGtccaattaattactttgataCTAGAGTGGTAATCTACTTCCTCCGTCCAGAAATGTTTGGCATGTTGCGCTtatcaaaagttaatttgattaattttcaaaggcAAATTAGATCActttaattcgatattttaatcaaaaaaaataaatattctaaaactaagtgaaaaatactataaattacaatttttacatattaatatgatgaaaaaatgcatcataaaatgttagtcaaaatttttataatttgactctaaaaataaaaaccatgacaaacaataccggacgaAGGGAGTAATATTTTTGGGACATGATTGCTATATGTACCCActaaaatcttttaattatataattccTATATTACAATTGAGTGCAAGTTTGGTAAGCAGTTGGTTTTACTGAGATGTTATTTAATTACTTTCGTTCTCCACAAAGCTCATGGACGTAGACATATGCAActtataatttatgaatttaactaaatttaatattttaagcaAATACACACAAATGTGTGAAAATCGCTAAAACttcaataaatattgaaattccgaaatcataatttcaaaattataacatttatattaatattaagtaCAGTgcatgggggggggggttcatTTTCATAAATATCGCTAGAATGATGCAATCATGCAATAATCACGCAAGAATGCTCTAATAATGTACTTCTTTTTATGCTTAAATAAGTGTTTTCAATCAAAGTAATACATTTGctgattattatattttaatggagCAGTAGTTTtcctaattttgatatatgCTAAATTGGATAAGTCTAATGAAAACGTCACCGTAATTACTAAAAACCATATAACTCACCGTGGAAAAAGTAAAAGGAATGAAAAGTGTATATAGAGGACGATATAAAAAGCTCCACGTAGGTACATAGCCTAAACTCCAAAAATTAGCAAATTGTCAGATTAGATATAAATGTCTGTATATGCAAAAATATACAATGTATAGTACTGCATGTTCCAACAATTATGTCAGATTTGATATATGAATGCTAAGGAAAATGTCCAACAATATTATGAGAATGGGTTACAATAATTTGCTCGTCCTTTTTGTCGTCCTCTTGTAAATGTCTGCCTCTTTTACTACGTATATAACtacaatataattttgaatattatataaaCGTGAGTTCTAGATCATGCTTCtgcaaaatatatattttgtcatTAACATCCCCTGCTATCATTAAATACTGCAAGTCTTTTTATCCAGTTGAGGGTATCGATCTTCAACGTTGCCAACCATACCTAAATTTATGAGactcatttttcatattttacgatttttttaaaataaataatattatcttaataaattgaattgaaatgaatTGAGCTAACAAATGGACGGATCAATAATCAATCTAAACCTAAATAAAGTGAATTTTGAATTGGACGAATTGAACTTGATTTTGCCACCCTACTCAGAAGCCATGTCCATTTTGGCAAGCTGGTCTTTTATTATAAAGAGAGAAATTGATAGAGTCAAATTTACCTTTTTACTAtactacatatatatttatttcaattagGTTATACTTTAAGAGTTTTTTGTACCTTGTCATTAGAAAATCTTCTCGTACTTAACTTTGATCACAATAAATTGAGTTTATTCCACGTATCAAATTactacaataaaaaataaaaaatcttgtaCTTCCATTTATGAGTCAAAATTATCATACGTCCTATTTTGAGGAAATTTCATAAATAGCTTCTGTTTTATGTTGTAACTCTATTAGCTTCACGTGTGAATAACAAGACAATTTGTGAACGGAGAAAATATAAATccaaaaaagtttttttaataatatttaatatggtGAAAGGTTATTTAAACCTCGTTTacttaaaagattttttttttttgggactAAAAAAATACTCCACTAGATACACATGTTACTGTTAACTAATTGGAAGTACAAACATGATTGATGGATATATTGTTTCAATCTCATTCTTGGACTCGGGCCACAATTTCAAGGTTAGCCCAAAGGATATAGCTGGATTATAGAGCATTTAGCCCAAAGTTTATTTCCATTTCAGATCgttcattttataaaatatgaataggGCAAATTacagaaatcacatacttttaaggtgaaataataatttattccaTAAAAGTTTATGATTATAGAAATCCCTCaaattgatacaataatataagcgttgatatattaatatgatgcgcgaaaatgagaaattttgaaGATTTGTAAAACTTATAGGGGATAATGGTAATAAGTAGTGGGATTTCTGCAATTTTTCctaataaatattcaaaatattgtcttaataaaagaatatatattattttgctgaatgagatttttataaaatttaattgatatggtgtttaattcctaattttgtttgaatttattactttttatgCTATTATGCATATTGAAACAACAATGTTTAATCAGTAATGTTTAGATCTAGAGATGGTGTAAAGAAAAAGACTTGCGCCACAGTCCATCTTTGGGTAGATATTAGTTAAACTTTGATgatgttaaaaaagaaaaaaagcgTTGCACCGGCAGTGGATATTTGTTGAACTCTTTTTGTTATGGTGTATTTTGCATCTATTTTATCCAAGCTGCTGTGATCACTGAAATTTTGAATGAAGATAAACGATAATTAACTCGTTAAATCTAGAAGGTGTGCACGGAAACTACTGAAGAGGACATTAATTTTGGATGGCTAACAAATAAATGGAGAGTAAGAAAATGCGCCAATTTTGAAAAGGAAATAGAAATTAATGCATTGAGTGCATAATACATAAGAAGAACTCATGTTCCAGCAATGGGTATATATCGACATTATCTTAAAGCTTATTTGAGCCTTGCACCTCCGCTCAACACttgtattgttaaattaaataatgtacAGATAGATATTTCAGTACAATAATGCTAGTCAGTTTCTTCGCAATCTTTTAGATGTTCTTTGAGGCTTATATCCCATTTTTCACTATCCCATGTTGAATCTGCTTCTGGCAATGTGTAGTCGTCAGGTTTGAGTGACAACTGGAATTCTGGAAGATCGGGTAGTACTCGAAGATCTCTGCTAATTGCAAACTCatcatattatttaaatatatgtgTGAAAATCTGAATAAGCATAATTAGAAGAAAGTTTCATAAGACTCACTTTTCTTGGTCCAAAAGGTAGCCATACATTTGGGACTTCTTGGCAGCAGTTTCCGGCacttttttgtttaaatgtttCATAACACCCCATGCTGGAGGAGTTCTATGAAAAAACATGAAGGAAATTTACTACTTCTGTGATGGTCATTCATTGCAATGTGATTAAAAAGAGCAAATTAAAAACCTGGTGATAGGTTCTGCAAGGCAGAAACTTAAGGAGGCTTTTTTGCTCTCAGCAAGTAGTTCTTCTGCTGCGAGGAAACAGCATACTGCACTAACGTGGCAGGATGGTTCAGTGCCCTTGTCAATGATTATACCGTGGTAGTAGTAAGCTGCAGCCTGAACATGTCGTTAACATTATATGTATTGGCAATAGGAatgaaagaagatgaaaaaagcTTAACTACAACTTTTTGGTAGGAAGAAAAACCTTTGCTTCAAGATATTTCCATTTGATGAACAACAGATGCTTTTTCGCTGTTCCGTGGAAATTATTGTCTCCAGACAAGCAGCAAAGTGtctgaaagagaaaaaaagaagttagaTATACAATCATATGATACAAAAAGCAAACTAAGAGTTGACTTGGGAGCATTCATAAGATTTCAAGTACCTGTGCATAGTAGCTTACTGCTTCACATGCCAGCCTCCTCTTCACTGATAAAGTAGCATTTTGACTTTCAAGAGCCAAACCTAATTGAATTTCAGTTCCCTGAAATATCACTCAGGAATCAGTCCATATTGGAATTTCAATACCTTCTTACTTTTAAACAGTCACTTGCATCGTATTGAATTCTACAGGAAGTAGAATCTTCGATCTTACAATTATCATGAGTTGAATTAATTAACTGCCCTGTATGACTTGATTTGAATTCATTTATCGATCCCACTTTATCATCTAACATGATATCCATTTTTGGAGATTGTTTCACTGGAAAGCAGTTCccttttcattgattttattagCTATAAGGAATCAAAACTCGTGTTCTAATCAATCGTCAATACCTGTGCTAGTGCTTGATTTGAGGTAGCTTCGAGAATACCCTGATGCAGATGTTTAGGCAACTTGTTCCTGgtaaaataaggataaaatagcTAATAAAAATGACGCAGAAacagatatatatatgtagaaaTATGGCTGAAGATATATTTACATACTTGATATCAGGTGGTATGTGGACAAGAACATTTTGGACACAGAAATCCAAATAACCTGATGCTTTCAGCAGCAAATCAACAGTATCCCTCATGCAATCTGAAACTGAAACGCTGTTTGATCAATGCTGATCACACTTGgagtttttaagaaaataaataaccaCAATACCTCCTGACACAGCCCGTTCAGTCATAGCAATGTCTCTTGGTGCCAACTTCATATTTGCCTCTACTAATGTTAACATAGCCATCATGTGGAGGACAGACAGTAATTCAAACCAGGAGTTTGCTACAGAGGTTTCCTGCTAATTTAAAAGAAGCAAAGGATCATAAATCATGTCAACAAGTGAGAACCACTCAGCAGATACTAAATTGATAAAAGAATTTGAACCTCTTGCCCATCTTCCAAGTTTTTCCACTTAAATCCAGTCAATTCTTGATGCCCGAATTCTGTAACATGACATGATCAATCGATTTGTACATTTTGAAAGTATAAAGTAGATAAATTTTGAAAGGGTGCTAACCTTTTCTAGTAAGGCCAACAAGAAGAGACAAATACTCGTCGAGCGCTTTTTGTAATTCATCAATAGCAGACACATCTAAGTAACAAAATGAAGTACTGAATAGGGGTACAACAGGTCATGTAGTTTCAATACGTAGTGCATATATATACCTGTATCTTGTGCGATGAGCAGAATCTGGTTCCTTATAGAAGTTAATCTATCAGCAAGATCCTTAGGAATGACACCCTTTAGTGTCCTGTGTAGATCACATTGAGCAGGAACACGCATTGAGGGGACAAATATGCTGACCTCAGGGATGATGCCCTTgtgcttcttcttttttccaacCTGGTAGACAGAAACCGCGCACCCCATTGCTCT
This window of the Solanum pennellii chromosome 2, SPENNV200 genome carries:
- the LOC107009393 gene encoding uncharacterized protein LOC107009393 isoform X3 encodes the protein MGCAVSVYQVGKKKKHKGIIPEVSIFVPSMRVPAQCDLHRTLKGVIPKDLADRLTSIRNQILLIAQDTDVSAIDELQKALDEYLSLLVGLTRKEFGHQELTGFKWKNLEDGQEQETSVANSWFELLSVLHMMAMLTLVEANMKLAPRDIAMTERAVSGDCMRDTVDLLLKASGYLDFCVQNVLVHIPPDIKNKLPKHLHQGILEATSNQALAQGTEIQLGLALESQNATLSVKRRLACEAVSYYAQTLCCLSGDNNFHGTAKKHLLFIKWKYLEAKAAAYYYHGIIIDKGTEPSCHVSAVCCFLAAEELLAESKKASLSFCLAEPITRTPPAWGVMKHLNKKVPETAAKKSQMYGYLLDQEKDLRVLPDLPEFQLSLKPDDYTLPEADSTWDSEKWDISLKEHLKDCEETD
- the LOC107009393 gene encoding uncharacterized protein LOC107009393 isoform X4; amino-acid sequence: MGCAVSVYQVGKKKKHKGIIPEVSIFVPSMRVPAQCDLHRTLKGVIPKDLADRLTSIRNQILLIAQDTDVSAIDELQKALDEYLSLLVGLTRKEFGHQELTGFKWKNLEDGQEETSVANSWFELLSVLHMMAMLTLVEANMKLAPRDIAMTERAVSGDCMRDTVDLLLKASGYLDFCVQNVLVHIPPDIKNKLPKHLHQGILEATSNQALAQGTEIQLGLALESQNATLSVKRRLACEAVSYYAQTLCCLSGDNNFHGTAKKHLLFIKWKYLEAKAAAYYYHGIIIDKGTEPSCHVSAVCCFLAAEELLAESKKASLSFCLAEPITRTPPAWGVMKHLNKKVPETAAKKSQMYGYLLDQEKDLRVLPDLPEFQLSLKPDDYTLPEADSTWDSEKWDISLKEHLKDCEETD
- the LOC107009393 gene encoding BRO1 domain-containing protein BROX homolog isoform X2 encodes the protein MGCAVSVYQVGKKKKHKGIIPEVSIFVPSMRVPAQCDLHRTLKGVIPKDLADRLTSIRNQILLIAQDTDVSAIDELQKALDEYLSLLVGLTRKEFGHQELTGFKWKNLEDGQEETSVANSWFELLSVLHMMAMLTLVEANMKLAPRDIAMTERAVSGVSDCMRDTVDLLLKASGYLDFCVQNVLVHIPPDIKNKLPKHLHQGILEATSNQALAQGTEIQLGLALESQNATLSVKRRLACEAVSYYAQTLCCLSGDNNFHGTAKKHLLFIKWKYLEAKAAAYYYHGIIIDKGTEPSCHVSAVCCFLAAEELLAESKKASLSFCLAEPITRTPPAWGVMKHLNKKVPETAAKKSQMYGYLLDQEKDLRVLPDLPEFQLSLKPDDYTLPEADSTWDSEKWDISLKEHLKDCEETD
- the LOC107009393 gene encoding uncharacterized protein LOC107009393 isoform X1, which codes for MGCAVSVYQVGKKKKHKGIIPEVSIFVPSMRVPAQCDLHRTLKGVIPKDLADRLTSIRNQILLIAQDTDVSAIDELQKALDEYLSLLVGLTRKEFGHQELTGFKWKNLEDGQEQETSVANSWFELLSVLHMMAMLTLVEANMKLAPRDIAMTERAVSGVSDCMRDTVDLLLKASGYLDFCVQNVLVHIPPDIKNKLPKHLHQGILEATSNQALAQGTEIQLGLALESQNATLSVKRRLACEAVSYYAQTLCCLSGDNNFHGTAKKHLLFIKWKYLEAKAAAYYYHGIIIDKGTEPSCHVSAVCCFLAAEELLAESKKASLSFCLAEPITRTPPAWGVMKHLNKKVPETAAKKSQMYGYLLDQEKDLRVLPDLPEFQLSLKPDDYTLPEADSTWDSEKWDISLKEHLKDCEETD